The following proteins are encoded in a genomic region of Montipora foliosa isolate CH-2021 chromosome 8, ASM3666993v2, whole genome shotgun sequence:
- the LOC137968696 gene encoding uncharacterized protein, which produces MEFSDLLVILGKYQNIFNFCVSQKILASCQQCSQCGSKMELTETTRVKDGYMWRCTNKRCRTWLSIRSGSFFEGSNITLSSWLHLMFLWAMQVSGSLSKPTVVRALGELRKICSNKVLNAGIKLGGLGKTVEIDESKFGAQRKYKRERVSEGPWVFGVVEQGSQKVLLFRVSDQTRETLVHRLITTHIQPGTVIYLDQFTPYIPLDQLGYIHVSVNHSKNFVDPESGAHTNTIEGVWALVL; this is translated from the coding sequence ATGGAGTTCAGTGATCTTTTAGTTATACTGGGAAAATATCagaatatttttaatttctgcGTGAGTCAAAAGATTTTAGCGAGCTGTCAGCAGTGTTCCCAATGTGGTTCTAAGATGGAACTTACAGAGACAACACGGGTAAAAGACGGATACATGTGGCGCTGTACGAATAAGCGATGTCGAACATGGCTTTCAATAAGGTCGGGATCCTTCTTCGAGGGATCTAATATCACGTTAAGTTCCTGGCTGCATCTGATGTTCCTCTGGGCTATGCAGGTGTCGGGAAGCCTTTCAAAGCCTACTGTGGTCCGTGCGCTGGGTGAGCTAAGAAAAATCTGTTCCAACAAAGTCCTGAATGCCGGAATTAAGCTTGGGGGCTTAGGGAAGACCGTGGAAATAGACGAGTCGAAGTTTGGTGCCCAGAGAAAGTATAAGAGAGAGAGAGTATCGGAAGGTCCGTGGGTATTTGGCGTAGTGGAGCAAGGATCACAGAAGGTGCTGCTTTTCCGCGTTTCCGACCAAACTAGAGAGACCCTTGTTCATCGTCTCATCACTACACATATCCAACCTGGAACTGTCATCTATTTAGATCAATTCACTCCATACATACCACTCGACCAGCTAGGATATATCCATGTATCAGTAAATCATTCCAAGAACTTTGTTGACCCCGAGAGTGGTGCACACACCAATACCATTGAAGGCGTGTGGGCTTTggtcctttag